One stretch of Methylocystis hirsuta DNA includes these proteins:
- a CDS encoding OsmC family protein produces MSEHKANIKWARNGADFGYKNYSRDHIWRFDNGVEVPSSAAPAYLGNPQRVDPEAAFVAALSSCHMLTFLALASNKGFVVDSYEDNAVGRLEKNANGKLAVTRVELHPKISYCGDKQPTQTDLDWLHDKAHRECFIANSVTTEIRVVPAK; encoded by the coding sequence ATGTCTGAGCACAAGGCCAACATCAAATGGGCGCGTAACGGCGCCGACTTCGGCTATAAAAATTACAGTCGCGACCATATCTGGCGGTTCGATAACGGCGTTGAGGTGCCCAGCTCCGCCGCGCCTGCGTATTTGGGCAATCCACAGCGCGTCGATCCCGAGGCCGCGTTTGTCGCAGCGCTCTCGAGCTGCCACATGCTGACGTTTCTCGCGCTGGCGTCGAACAAGGGTTTCGTCGTCGACAGCTACGAAGACAACGCCGTCGGACGCCTTGAAAAGAATGCTAACGGCAAGCTCGCCGTCACACGCGTCGAATTGCACCCCAAAATTTCTTACTGCGGGGACAAGCAGCCGACGCAGACGGATCTCGATTGGCTACACGATAAGGCGCACCGCGAATGCTTTATCGCCAACTCGGTAACGACTGAAATCAGAGTCGTGCCGGCGAAATGA
- a CDS encoding thioredoxin family protein — protein MATTPTQIILDTPAIDFRLPATDGRTYTLDDIAGEKGTVIVFICNHCPYVKAVIDRLVADARVLMREGVGFATICSNDAATYAEDSFSNMKQFAQAHEFPFPYLHDETQSVARAYGAVCTPDFFGYDRDRKLKYRGRLDEGRTTPPPAGTRRELVEALRAIAITGVAPPGQTPSVGCSIKWKATQG, from the coding sequence ATGGCTACAACTCCGACTCAGATCATCTTGGACACGCCGGCAATAGATTTTCGGCTTCCCGCGACGGATGGCCGAACCTACACGCTGGACGATATAGCAGGCGAAAAAGGCACGGTTATCGTCTTCATTTGCAATCATTGCCCTTACGTCAAAGCCGTGATCGACCGGCTTGTCGCGGATGCGCGCGTACTCATGCGAGAGGGCGTCGGCTTTGCGACTATTTGCTCAAACGACGCCGCGACCTATGCCGAGGACTCTTTCAGCAATATGAAGCAATTTGCGCAGGCTCACGAGTTCCCCTTTCCCTATCTTCACGATGAAACGCAGTCAGTGGCGCGGGCCTATGGCGCAGTCTGTACGCCGGATTTCTTCGGCTATGATCGAGACCGCAAGCTCAAATACCGTGGCCGTCTCGACGAAGGCCGTACGACTCCGCCTCCGGCTGGTACGCGCCGAGAGCTCGTCGAGGCTTTGCGCGCCATCGCCATCACGGGTGTGGCTCCGCCAGGTCAAACTCCGTCAGTAGGCTGTTCGATCAAATGGAAGGCGACGCAGGGCTAA
- a CDS encoding ABC transporter ATP-binding protein/permease, which yields MVEVITTETTARLLCRFASLSFGFWTGPTRRKAALLALGLFLCLLLNLAPAIAVNRWHKFFFDALQNKDQRLILYSIGLILALAVASASASVALLQARMRFQLRWREWLTQALVRRWMERRRFYQLSVLRLIDNPEARIAEDGRIAIELFVDLATGVTNALLMAISFVGVLWLVGGSLTVGSVTIPGYLVIAVMIYSASTSFGMLLLGRPLVARVEAKAAAEADFRYELTHTRENAETIALIGGDDAEREKHYATFGRVALRWIEVIGRQARMLFLSSGSNVLAPIIPLLLGAPKFLAGEMSLGDLMQAAGAFMQVQMALNWLADNSLRLADWFASARRVASLDLFFDSLDKLATGAEDKMIDLAFSDDGALHLCGLSIAQHDGRLMLTETDAVIGRGEKVLVKGGSGSGKSTLIRAIAGLWPWGGGRILRPRGARIVFMPQQPYMPRDTLRHALDYPHDGTAPDCARIEKTLASCGLAHLVSRLDEEQSWSDVLSSSEQQRLGFARVLLKRPDIIIMDEPTSALDELSQARMMELICKEAPGATIVHATRCPGHERFYDREIQLKHR from the coding sequence ATGGTTGAAGTCATTACAACCGAGACCACCGCGAGGCTCCTGTGCCGTTTCGCAAGTCTCTCCTTCGGCTTCTGGACCGGCCCAACGCGCCGTAAGGCGGCCTTATTGGCGCTGGGGCTATTTCTTTGCCTGCTCCTGAACCTCGCTCCCGCCATTGCGGTAAATCGATGGCACAAGTTTTTCTTTGACGCACTGCAGAACAAGGACCAGCGCCTGATCCTGTACAGCATTGGGCTCATTCTAGCGCTGGCAGTCGCCTCTGCATCGGCGAGCGTCGCGCTGCTGCAGGCGCGCATGCGTTTCCAGTTGCGCTGGCGCGAATGGCTGACGCAGGCGCTCGTGCGGCGCTGGATGGAGCGCCGCCGCTTCTATCAGCTCAGCGTCCTCCGGCTCATCGACAATCCGGAAGCGCGTATCGCCGAGGACGGGCGGATCGCCATCGAGCTCTTCGTCGACCTTGCGACAGGCGTCACGAATGCTCTGCTCATGGCGATCTCCTTCGTCGGCGTCTTGTGGCTCGTCGGCGGCTCGCTGACGGTCGGGAGCGTTACGATCCCAGGCTATCTCGTGATCGCGGTCATGATCTATTCGGCCTCGACGTCCTTCGGCATGCTACTTTTGGGCCGCCCTCTCGTAGCGCGTGTCGAGGCGAAGGCCGCCGCGGAGGCGGACTTTCGCTATGAACTCACGCATACTCGCGAGAACGCAGAAACGATCGCGCTCATTGGTGGCGACGACGCCGAACGGGAGAAACACTACGCGACATTTGGTCGAGTGGCATTGCGCTGGATCGAGGTGATCGGACGGCAGGCGCGCATGCTGTTCCTGTCGAGCGGCAGCAACGTACTCGCGCCGATCATCCCGCTCCTGCTCGGCGCGCCGAAATTTCTCGCCGGCGAAATGTCACTCGGCGATCTTATGCAGGCGGCTGGCGCGTTTATGCAGGTCCAAATGGCGCTCAATTGGCTCGCCGACAATTCGCTGCGCCTCGCCGACTGGTTCGCCTCGGCGCGCCGAGTTGCTTCTCTTGACCTCTTCTTCGATAGCCTCGACAAGCTCGCGACGGGAGCAGAGGACAAGATGATTGATCTCGCTTTCAGCGACGACGGCGCACTGCATCTGTGCGGACTCTCCATTGCCCAGCATGACGGCAGGTTGATGCTCACAGAAACTGATGCGGTCATCGGGCGCGGAGAGAAGGTGCTCGTGAAGGGCGGTTCTGGCTCCGGCAAGAGCACGCTGATTCGCGCCATCGCCGGTTTGTGGCCCTGGGGTGGCGGCCGCATCTTACGTCCGAGGGGTGCGCGCATCGTTTTCATGCCACAGCAGCCCTATATGCCGCGGGATACGCTGCGCCACGCGCTGGACTATCCCCATGACGGCACGGCGCCCGATTGTGCGCGCATCGAAAAGACCCTCGCCTCCTGCGGCCTCGCTCATCTCGTGTCCCGCCTGGACGAAGAGCAGAGCTGGTCCGATGTGCTATCCAGCAGCGAACAGCAAAGGCTCGGCTTCGCGCGCGTGTTGCTGAAGCGGCCCGACATCATCATCATGGACGAACCCACCTCGGCCCTCGACGAACTCAGCCAGGCGCGGATGATGGAACTTATATGCAAAGAAGCGCCGGGCGCGACCATCGTCCATGCCACCCGTTGCCCGGGGCATGAGCGGTTCTACGACCGTGAGATCCAACTCAAGCATCGTTGA
- a CDS encoding Hsp20/alpha crystallin family protein, with translation MANKETKLPVKKEPAAPPPYSGFFELHPFNALRRQIDRVFEGFPLRKSVTEFEPFERFLEGWPATPPVDLVEKDKAYEITAELPGLDHKNVELKLSNGVLTISGEKKEEKEGKEEGYYFSERRYGSFKRAFRLPEGVDADKIEASFDKGVLTITLPKTSEAQKAEKKIAISTK, from the coding sequence ATGGCGAACAAAGAGACCAAGCTGCCCGTGAAAAAGGAACCGGCTGCACCCCCTCCCTATTCGGGTTTCTTCGAACTGCATCCATTCAACGCGCTCCGGCGCCAGATCGACAGGGTGTTCGAGGGGTTCCCGTTGCGGAAAAGCGTGACCGAATTCGAGCCTTTCGAACGCTTCCTGGAAGGGTGGCCCGCCACGCCGCCGGTCGATTTGGTCGAGAAGGACAAGGCATATGAAATCACCGCCGAACTTCCGGGCCTCGACCACAAGAATGTCGAATTAAAGCTGTCCAACGGGGTTCTCACCATCAGCGGCGAGAAGAAAGAGGAGAAGGAAGGCAAGGAGGAGGGCTACTATTTCTCCGAAAGGCGATACGGCTCCTTCAAGCGCGCGTTCCGCCTTCCCGAAGGGGTAGACGCAGACAAGATCGAGGCTTCGTTCGATAAGGGCGTCTTGACGATCACGCTCCCAAAGACGTCGGAAGCGCAAAAGGCGGAGAAGAAAATCGCTATTTCGACGAAATAA
- a CDS encoding RtcB family protein, protein MGWAKSSTIRGWRGAIVKGPSMGGVAEEAPGAYEHVSAVMDSAQVAELAKKVAYFVPLICING, encoded by the coding sequence ATGGGCTGGGCCAAGTCGTCGACGATCCGCGGATGGCGGGGCGCCATCGTCAAAGGCCCTTCGATGGGCGGTGTCGCCGAGGAGGCGCCGGGCGCTTACGAGCATGTCAGCGCCGTGATGGATTCGGCGCAGGTGGCGGAGCTCGCCAAGAAAGTCGCTTATTTCGTGCCCTTGATCTGCATCAACGGGTGA